One genomic segment of Anguilla anguilla isolate fAngAng1 chromosome 2, fAngAng1.pri, whole genome shotgun sequence includes these proteins:
- the LOC118219935 gene encoding interferon-induced protein with tetratricopeptide repeats 1B-like: MASTENMLLTKLRQLECHFTWELNYTHLNDLQIRLKNEIELASEKDKNIGWFYGNLAFTKYMQRLLEKARDDLTKAEEHIRKQHGDNCEKQLIVTYGNFAWVYYHKGEHEKSQTYLDKLEGIKKKFPTESPSALHPETYGEKGNAFMKFFHQYNEKAKECFEKAVELEPEEIAWNEGYAVALYRTESNLTSFEESPASRQLRRVLELDPNNAHIMALLGLKHADYEEYQKAEELMERAMKLDPDKPYVIQYVAKFYRKIGKVEESIALLKRALEITPDSALLHHQLALSYGWKTANNEETEDLSGLRIQHLEQAISLKPSFVLAMVELGRVYAEIRDNRKAEEMFKKAIEAANDSNEYHQIAYLKYANFLLYQERSVPMAVVYYKKGLQLQKDTTQWNVCARRLEKIANDKISRNPIDGEAFGILGYVNQMRGDTHQAIECYEKAILYDPANEEYQTALFDLCLSLQ; encoded by the exons ATGGC ttcaactgaaaatatgttgcTTACCAAACTGCGTCAGCTTGAGTGCCACTTCACCTGGGAATTGAATTACACTCACTTAAATGATCTACAGATCaggcttaaaaatgaaattgaattggcTTCGGAAAAGGACAAGAACATCGGATGGTTTTACGGTAATCTGGCTTTCACAAAGTACATGCAACGTCTCCTTGAGAAAGCACGGGATGACTTGACAAAGGCTGAAGAGCACATCAGAAAGCAGCATGGTGACAACTGTGAGAAGCAGCTCATCGTCACCTATGGCAATTTTGCATGGGTGTATTATCACAAGGGTGAGCATGAGAAATCCCAGACCTACCTGGACAAGCTGGAGGGGATTAAGAAGAAGTTTCCTACAGAATCCCCTTCTGCTCTCCATCCTGAAACCTATGGGGAGAAAGGCAACGCATTCATGAAATTCTTTCACCAATACAATGAGAAAGCAAAAGAGTGCTTTGAGAAGGCAGTGGAGTTGGAGCCAGAAGAGATAGCATGGAATGAGGGGTATGCTGTTGCTCTGTACCGCACTGAGTCCAATCTCACGAGCTTTGAAGAGTCCCCAGCAAGCAGGCAGTTGAGGCGGGTCTTAGAGCTTGATCCAAACAATGCTCACATTATGGCTCTGCTGGGTCTGAAACACGCTGACTATGAAGAGTATCAGAAAGCAGAGGAGCTGATGGAAAGGGCCATGAAGTTGGATCCCGACAAACCCTACGTGATCCAGTATGTGGCAAAGTTCTATCGGAAAATCGGCAAAGTGGAGGAGTCCATAGCTCTTCTGAAAAGAGCACTGGAAATTACTCCTGATTCAGCCTTATTGCACCATCAACTTGCTCTCAGCTATGGTTGGAAAACTGCAAACAACGAAGAGACTGAAGATCTGTCAGGGCTGAGAATCCAACACCTAGAGCAAGCAATCTCCCTGAAACCATCCTTCGTTTTGGCAATGGTGGAATTAGGACGCGTCTATGCGGAAATAAGAGACAACAGGAAAGCAGAGgagatgtttaaaaaagcaattgaaGCTGCTAATGATTCAAACGAGTACCATCAGATAGCCTATTTAAAGTATGCAAATTTCCTGCTCTACCAGGAAAGATCAGTGCCTATGGCTGTGGTGTACTACAAGAAAGGACTCCAATTACAGAAAGATACAACCCAATGGAATGTGTGTGCAAGAAGACTTGAAAAGATAGCAAATGATAAAATCTCCAGAAACCCCATTGATGGCGAAGCCTTTGGGATTCTGGGTTACGTTAATCAAATGAGAGGTGACACACACCAGGCCATTGAGTGCTATGAGAAGGCTATTCTGTATGACCCTGCCAATGAGGAGTACCAAACTGCTCTGTTtgatctctgcctgtctctgcaaTGA